Part of the Roseomonas sp. OT10 genome, GGCCAGGAACTCGATCCGCCGCAGCCATTTCGGGCTCTTCCAGAAGTACAGGTGCGGGACCACCAGCCGCATCGGCCCGCCGTGCTGGCGTTCCAGGGGCGCGCCGTTCCAGGCGAAGGCCAGGAAGTTCTCCTCCCGGTCGAAATCCTCCATCGCCAGGTTGGTGGTGTAGCCGTCATGGGATTCCAAGGAGACGAAGCGCGCCTCCTCCTTCGGCCGCACGCGCTCGATCAGCGTCCGGACCGGCACGCCGTCCCAGTCGTTGTCATAGCGGGACCACTGGGTGACGCAGTGGATGTCGTTGCGGAAGGGCTGGCGCGGCAGGGCCATGAGCTCCGTCCAGTCCAGCACCGCCGGGGCGGCGACCAGCCCGTCCAGCCGCAGCCGGGCCGCGGACTCCGGGACCTCCGGCTGAATGCCCAGGTCCAGCACCGGAAAGTCCGTCACCAGCCGCTGGCCCGGCGGCAGCCGCGCCAGGGCGGGGTCGGCGGCCTCGCCGGTCAGCAGCCGCCCGGCCCGCGCCCAGGCCTGCTTGGTCTGGACCAGCTTCTCCCGGACCTGCCCGGTCAGGCGGACGCCGTCATCCTCCTCGGCCATCAGCCCTTCTCCCCCCGCATCAGCCGGGCCTTGTCGCGCTGCCAGTCGCGGGCGGCGATGGCGTGGCGCTTGTCCGCCTTGGTCTTGCCCTCGGCCAGGCCGAGCACGACCTTGGCGACGCCCCGCGTGTTGAACAGGATCTCCAGCGGCACCAGCGTCGCGCCCTCGCGCGAGACGGCACCGGCCAGCGTCTCCACCTGCTTGCGGTGGACCAGCAGCTTGCGCGGCCGGCGCGGCTCGAACTTCGCCATGAAGGAGCCGGCCTGCCATTCGGGGATGTAGCAGTTGAACAGCCACATCTCGCCGTCGCGCTCGCCGGCCCAGGCCTCGGTCAGCGTCGCGCGGCCGGCGCGGAGGCTCTTCACCTCCGGCCCGACGAGGACGATGCCCGCCTCCAGCGTGTCGTTGATCTTGTAGTCGAAGCGGGCCTTGCGGTTGGTCGCCGCGGTGCCGTGGCTGATCAGGCCCTTCTTGCGGGGTTCGGCCATGCGGTCCTCAGTTCAGCAGCCCCGCCCCGACCATGGCCGCGCGCACCCGCGCCTGGTTCGCCTCGCCCACCGGGGCGAGGGGCAGGCGGCAATGGTCGCTGCCGTGGCCGAGCAGGCTGGCGGCGTACTTCACGGGGCCGGGCGAGGTCTCGCAGAACATCGCGTCGTGCACGGGAACCAGCCGGTCCTGGATCCCGATCGCGTCCTGGATGCGGCCCTCGGCCCAGGCGTCGTGCATCTCGCGGCACAGGCGGGGGGCGACGTTGGCCGTGACGCTGATGCAGCCATGCCCGCCGGCCGCCAGGAAGGACAGCGCGGTGTGGTCCTCGCCCGAGAGCTGGCAGAATTCCGGGCCGCAGGCGGCGCGGGTGTGCAGCGGCCGGGTCAGGTTCGCGGTCGCGTCCTTCACGCCCACGATGTTGGGGTGCCTCGCCAGCCGCGCCATGGTCTCGACGGACATGTCCACCACGCTGCGGGGGGGGATGTTGTAGATGATGACCGGCAACTCCACCGCATCGGCGATGGCCATGAAGTGGCGGTACAGCCCCTCCTGGGTCGGCTTGTTGTAATAGGGCGTCACCACCAGCGCGGCGTCCGCCCCCGCCTCCTTGGCGTGGCGGGTCAGGCGGATCGCCTCGGCGGTGGAGTTGGAGCCGGCGCCCGCCACCACCGGCACGCGCCCGTCAGCCACCTCGACGCAGAGCTCCACGACACGGTCGTGCTCCTCGTGGCTCAGCGTCGGGCTCTCGCCGGTGGTGCCGACGGGGATGAGGCCCTGGGTCCCTTCGCGCACCTGCCAGTCCACGAAGGCCTTGAACGCCTTCTCGTCCAGGGCTCCGTCGCGCGTCATGGGGGAGATGAGGGCGACGAGGGAGCCCTTGAACATGGGGGATGGTCCTTGAACCGGGAAAGGGCCGGAACCTAGGCGCCCGAGGGTCCCGGAACAAGCGTCCCGGCCCGGCCGCGCGGCCCGGGCGACGAGTTCCGGCGCGGGCGCAAGTCCCGGCGCCCGGCGCCCGGCGCGGAGCAGGGCGGCCCCGCCGGCCCCTGGTCCGGCGCCCTGGCCTGCGCTCCCCTGCCCCGGTTCGTCCCGGGGGGAGTCCCTGCTTGCGCATCGCCCAGGTCGCGCCGCTCTTCGAATCCGTCCCGCCCCGCCGCTACGGCGGCACGGAGCGCGTGGTCCACTGGCTCACCGAGGAGCTGGCGGCCATGGGGCACGAGGTGACGCTCTTCGCCAGCGGCGATTCCCGCACCAGCGCCCGGCTGATCCCGGCCCGGGCGCGGGCGGAGCGCTTCATGCCGAACTTCGAGCGCAACGCCGCCCCCTATGCCCGCATGATCGAACTGGTCCGGCGCCATGCCGACGAGTTCGACGTCCTGCACTTCCACATCGACTTCCACCCCTTCTCCGTCTTCTCGCGCCAGGACACCCCCTTCCTGACCACCCTGCACGGGCGGCTGGACCAGCCCTGGGTGCCGGAGGTCTACGACCTCTTCCCGCGGGTGCCGCTGGTCTCGATCTCCGACGCGCAGCGCGCGCCGCTGCCGCATGCCCGCTGGGCGGGAACGGTGCTGCACGGCATGCCCACGGGGCTGCTGACGCCCCAGCCGGTGGAGCGGCACGACCACCTGGCCTTCCTCGGCCGCATCTCGCCGGAGAAGGGCATCGTGGACGCCATCGAGATCGCGCGGCAGGTCGGCTGCCCGCTGCAGGTGGCGGCCAAGATCGGCGAGGAGGACAAGACCTACTACCGCACCACCGTCGCCCCGCTGCTGCACGGCACGGCGCAGTACCTGGGCGAGATCGACGACGCGGAGAAGCCCGCCTTCCTCTCCGGCGCCCGCGCCCTGCTGTTCCCGATCGACTGGCCCGAGCCCTTCGGCCTGGTGATGATCGAGGCCATGGCCTGCGGCTGTCCCGTCATCGCCTATGACCGCGGCAGCGTGCGCGAGGTGGTGGAGGAGGGCGTGACCGGCTTCGTGGTGCGCAACGTGGCCGAGGCCGTCGCCGCCTGCGCCCAGGCCGAGCGGCTGGACCGCGCGCGG contains:
- the dapA gene encoding 4-hydroxy-tetrahydrodipicolinate synthase: MFKGSLVALISPMTRDGALDEKAFKAFVDWQVREGTQGLIPVGTTGESPTLSHEEHDRVVELCVEVADGRVPVVAGAGSNSTAEAIRLTRHAKEAGADAALVVTPYYNKPTQEGLYRHFMAIADAVELPVIIYNIPPRSVVDMSVETMARLARHPNIVGVKDATANLTRPLHTRAACGPEFCQLSGEDHTALSFLAAGGHGCISVTANVAPRLCREMHDAWAEGRIQDAIGIQDRLVPVHDAMFCETSPGPVKYAASLLGHGSDHCRLPLAPVGEANQARVRAAMVGAGLLN
- a CDS encoding glycosyltransferase family 4 protein is translated as MRIAQVAPLFESVPPRRYGGTERVVHWLTEELAAMGHEVTLFASGDSRTSARLIPARARAERFMPNFERNAAPYARMIELVRRHADEFDVLHFHIDFHPFSVFSRQDTPFLTTLHGRLDQPWVPEVYDLFPRVPLVSISDAQRAPLPHARWAGTVLHGMPTGLLTPQPVERHDHLAFLGRISPEKGIVDAIEIARQVGCPLQVAAKIGEEDKTYYRTTVAPLLHGTAQYLGEIDDAEKPAFLSGARALLFPIDWPEPFGLVMIEAMACGCPVIAYDRGSVREVVEEGVTGFVVRNVAEAVAACAQAERLDRARVRRRFEERWSARRMAQGYLDLYERLVAGAG
- the smpB gene encoding SsrA-binding protein SmpB, which encodes MAEPRKKGLISHGTAATNRKARFDYKINDTLEAGIVLVGPEVKSLRAGRATLTEAWAGERDGEMWLFNCYIPEWQAGSFMAKFEPRRPRKLLVHRKQVETLAGAVSREGATLVPLEILFNTRGVAKVVLGLAEGKTKADKRHAIAARDWQRDKARLMRGEKG
- a CDS encoding sulfite oxidase-like oxidoreductase, yielding MAEEDDGVRLTGQVREKLVQTKQAWARAGRLLTGEAADPALARLPPGQRLVTDFPVLDLGIQPEVPESAARLRLDGLVAAPAVLDWTELMALPRQPFRNDIHCVTQWSRYDNDWDGVPVRTLIERVRPKEEARFVSLESHDGYTTNLAMEDFDREENFLAFAWNGAPLERQHGGPMRLVVPHLYFWKSPKWLRRIEFLAADRPGFWEVRGYHNRGDPWQEQRYG